A single genomic interval of Procambarus clarkii isolate CNS0578487 chromosome 17, FALCON_Pclarkii_2.0, whole genome shotgun sequence harbors:
- the LOC138365636 gene encoding proline-rich protein 36-like yields the protein MDPQLSVPQAVSTPDIRPTAISTPDIRPTAISTPDIRPTAVSTPDIRPTAVSTPDIRPTAVSTPDIRPTAVSTPDIRPTAVSTPDIRPTAVSTPDIRPTAVSTPDIRPTAVSTPDIRPTAVSTPDIRPTAVSTPDIRPTAVSTPDIRPTAVSTPDIRPTAISTPDIRPTAISTPDIRPTAVSTPDIRPTAVSTPDIRPTAVSTPDIRPTAVSTPDIRPTAISTPDIRPTAISTPDIRPTAVSTPDIRPTAVSTPDIRPTAVSTPDIRPTAVSTPDIRPTAISTPDIRYFPNY from the coding sequence ATGGACCCCCAGCTGTCTGTTCCCCAGGCTGTCAGCACCCCAGATATCAGACCCACAGCTATCAGCACCCCAGATATCAGACCTACAGCTATCAGCACCCCAGATATCAGACCCACAGCTGTCAGCACCCCAGATATCAGACCCACAGCTGTCAGCACCCCAGATATCAGACCCACAGCTGTCAGCACCCCAGATATCAGACCCACAGCTGTCAGCACCCCAGATATCAGACCCACAGCTGTCAGCACCCCAGATATCAGACCCACAGCTGTCAGCACCCCAGATATCAGACCCACAGCTGTCAGCACCCCAGATATCAGACCCACAGCTGTCAGCACCCCAGATATCAGACCCACAGCTGTCAGCACCCCAGATATCAGACCCACAGCTGTCAGCACCCCAGATATCAGACCCACAGCTGTCAGCACCCCAGATATCAGACCCACAGCTGTCAGCACCCCAGATATCAGACCCACAGCTATCAGCACCCCAGATATCAGACCCACAGCTATCAGCACCCCAGATATCAGACCCACAGCTGTCAGCACCCCAGATATCAGACCCACAGCTGTCAGCACCCCAGATATCAGACCCACAGCTGTCAGCACCCCAGATATCAGACCCACAGCTGTCAGCACCCCAGATATCAGACCCACAGCTATCAGCACCCCAGATATCAGACCCACAGCTATCAGCACCCCAGATATCAGACCCACAGCTGTCAGCACCCCAGATATCAGACCCACAGCTGTCAGCACCCCAGATATCAGACCCACAGCTGTCAGCACCCCAGATATCAGACCCACAGCTGTCAGCACCCCAGATATCAGACCCACAGCTATCAGCACCCCAGATATCAGATATTTTccaaattattaa